In a single window of the Terriglobia bacterium genome:
- the tnpA gene encoding IS200/IS605 family transposase — protein MSYHTKTCLLFHCVFATRNRIASIPEELQPRLWAYMGGIARTNNMKALAVGGIADHSHILLSLPPTIAIAKATQLVKAGSSKWMHKQTGSRRFEWQEGYGAFTIGASQVSATIRYIENQPRHHRKTSVSEEWEMFLRRHAVFMD, from the coding sequence ATGTCCTACCACACAAAAACCTGCCTGCTCTTTCATTGTGTTTTTGCCACAAGAAACCGGATCGCCAGCATCCCCGAAGAACTCCAACCGCGACTTTGGGCTTACATGGGCGGGATCGCGCGAACCAACAACATGAAGGCGCTCGCTGTTGGCGGCATTGCCGACCACTCCCACATTCTGTTGTCCCTTCCGCCCACGATTGCGATTGCAAAAGCAACTCAGCTGGTGAAGGCCGGTTCATCGAAGTGGATGCACAAGCAGACCGGGAGCCGTCGTTTCGAGTGGCAGGAAGGGTACGGAGCGTTCACCATTGGGGCGTCACAGGTATCCGCGACAATTCGCTATATCGAGAACCAGCCACGGCATCATAGGAAAACCAGCGTGAGCGAAGAGTGGGAGATGTTTTTGAGACGGCATGCTGTGTTTATGGATTGA